The genomic DNA TCCAAGTTTTAATGTTCTCATTTTCTTTCATGTTCTCTCTTCTTGTTTGTATTGTTAAAATGCTCTGAAGCAATATAAGTTAAAGCTTCGAGCGTTTGTTTATTAGGATGTTGTTGTTTGACTGTTTGAATGACTTGCTTGTCATTTGGATCAGTGGTGCAAATCCAATACGCCAATTGATCAAAGGATAAACGCAAAATACTTTTACGAGTATCTTGAACATACATTAATTCACTGTAGTGTCCTTTGCTCATGCTTAGAGATTTGACCGCTTCAATTTCAGTATCATTGAGTAATAACTTGTCTTGAAAATCCTTCCAGTCAATACCACGCTGCTTTAATATAAAAGTAGAAATAGTATTGGGTAAAATAGCATCAGCCATAGAAGGATTCTTTAAAAAATCTTTGTAGTTTTGACTGATCGCCAAAATACCAGCATTAAACTTTCTAAAGGTACGATACGCTTCTAAAGTAAAAGCCAAACCACTGGGTGTTTCAAAGAGTTTCCAAGCTTCATCAACGATTAAAAGGTAAGGTCTATCTAACTCACGAGAAGCTTCTGATTGAATGAAGTCTGTAAACAGGAGTAAGAATACATTTTGCAGATCTTCATAAGCGTCTAAGCCTTTGATCTCAATGGTGACTAAGTCCTTGTCAATATTGACATTACTCTGGCCGTCCAACATCTTTCCGTACATGGTATCGCCCGTCCAAGTGTATAAGGTCTGTGCATAGGCATGCATATTTGGATTATCTGAAGCAAGAAGTTGGTTTTTAAAGTCTGATAAGGTAGGTGTAGTATTGACACTTGCTTCATCATAGGTTTTAAAAATCAGTTCTTCTAACTGCGCTTTGTCTCTCTTGGGCAATCCATATTGATGTTTATCGACCAGGATGTTCTCCAATACAGCCAAGATCAGTTTGATCTTATTGGCACTTGGAACACTATGCCCTTTTGGTAAATCAAACATATTCAAGTAAATATCTGAATCAGTTGTTAAGTTGATAAACTCACCACCCAAGACTTCAATAAGCTTTTGTGAGGAGGCGCCATTGTCTATCCAAATGATTTTGGGCGTCGGCTTTTGCCCATAGAACTGTAGCATCAACTGTGAAATGGTAAAACTTTTTCCTGAGCCAGACCCGCCAAAGACTAAGCCATTCCAATTGGGTAGGCTTGAATCAAATGGATTAAGACTAAAGGGTATGTTGTCTTGATTGCTCAATAAGCATACAGGTTTATCATTGCCTTGCCATGCGCTAAAAGCAGGAATCATGTGTGCAGCATTGCTACTTTTTACTTTCTTGCTTCTAAAGGTTTTACATATACCTGGTATATTGCTCATAAAAGCATCCAAACCCGCATAGGTTTCAATCACCCCTTGTGCTTGATTCATCTGGGTGAACGCCTTTAAAACTTCATCACATTTTAAATCAAGGTCTTGATCCGTGTATCCCCAGATAATCACGTTCATGGAGCAGTTAACTAACTTCTCAGTTCCTTCCAATAAATCTTTGGATAGAGATTCAATCTGATTGAGTTTGTTTTCAGACTCTAAGTCTCTAACGCCATTAGAGCCATTGGCCATAGAGTGTGCCAAGCGCCTATGCACTGCCATCTTTTCCATTTCTTTTTTTTGTGTCGGTATCTCAATCGTATGAGAGATCCAGCAATGAAAGGGCAGTTTTAAAATACTCTGCACCATCGAAGCAGTACTGACACCTTCAGGTAAAGTATGCAGACTAATGGTTCTAAACTTCAGTCTGCCCAGTTCAACATTATCTTTGCTGACATGCAGATCAGTCAGTGTTAACTGTGAGACAAAGTCACCGGCTGTATTGTATTGAGCTCTTTGTACTTTATCTAACCTATCTAAGTTTAAATGCTCGTAAAGCATGTCAAACCATTCACTGTTTTTAAGTTTGATCGGCTTAAAATTACAATGCTGCAGTGAAGACTCTATCTGTTTAATATGTCGTTCAAAAGCATAATAATGCTGATCAAAATCTGTTTGTGACAAGCGCTGATATCTTTTAACACTTTTGAAAAAGCCACCTTTGGCCAAACCATGACTTTGACTTCGAACAAAAACATAAAGCTCTGGTTGAAAAAACAGTTTGTCTGTGTTCTTTTTATTTAAAAAGTCAAAGCGATGTTGAGCTATACCTTTGTATGTATCATTACTGTCACTTGATAGTGCTTTATGCTTATTGATGATTGAATCAACGTTGGATGTTAGCCTGTAGAAAAACTGTAGGCTCAATCCTTCATGTGCACTGTTGAGCATGTTTTTTATGTGCAACAGTGTTGTGTTGATACTTTCTGCTGTGGCTAGATTGATGTCTATGCCATTAAGTTTAAAGCCTATGCCTAATGAGCCATCATCAAATACCATTGTATCTTTGAAAGGATGCCAAAAAGGCAAAAGCTCAGCTATACTAGGATAGCTTGATTGTTTTGATAACATGTTGTTTCCTTTGTTGTAGGGTTTTTGAATATTGGCCAGCACTATAAAAGCCTGCTTGTTGATGAAATCGAACACAGTGCTTTAAAAAATCATCAGGTTTGTTGCGTTTTCCCAATAGAAGCACTCCTGCCAATAGACTTGGCAGTACAAAAACCATAATAATGTTAAGTGATGTCTGACCGAACAATACGTTCATGATTGAGGCAAAAATTAAGACCAAGAGAAGATCTTGGGCGTTGATACCCAAGATCTTAAACTGGCTCTCTAAATGCCGATGAATCTCACTAGAATGAAGAGAAGCCATCGCCATTATCCTGCCGCACTTTGAATGAAAGCAATGATCTGCGGTGCCATAAAGCCTATGGCACTGGCTGTGATCACAGCAAAGATTTTACCTTTTGCTTCTGCGCTTCCAGAGATAGATAAGAATGCTGCATAAATCAATCCCAGAACACTCATCAAGGGTAAAACCACGCCAATGAGTTGCCCGGTGAGATTGCTCATCTTGCTTTCAAATCCACCAAATGCATACGCTCCATCTGGAGCTATAATTAAAAACCCTACAAATAACCCTGCTAAAGCAGCATGTCTCACTTCACCTTTCTAAGCAATAACTCATGATTATAGGGTGGGATTTTAACTTTGATGCTACCAGTATCCGTTGAATGACCTTGACCCACAGTGGTTCTATAGTTTTTCTTGCCGTCGTAAGCTTCAACTTTGTAGGTTTCCTTATTGTTGGAAAAAGATGTAGCTCTTACGTAGAATCTTCTGCTTTGAGGAAACATATCGATCTTAAGTCTATAGTCTCCTTCAAACTCTTCTCTAAAAGCAACACCTGCGGGGTAATGTTTTTGATTGTATGGATCTCTCCATTCCACATTTATTTTTTCTGATTTTTTATCGTCATACATAATGTATTCTTCCTTTTTGTTTAATGTTCATACTATCCAAACTCATAGACCCATAAGTCCAGCGTTAAGAGATTTGGATGGATTGTGACTAAATCGTTGTTGATGCAAACGACGCAAAGTTTGTAATGCATCTTTGTACAATGCATGCACCCGTTTCATGGGCAGCTTGCTTGTTTTTGCAATATTACTCAAGGACATGCCTCGATAAAAATGCAAGTGCGCCACCATGAACTGTTGCATAGGTAAAAAGTGCAGCTCTCTTGCGAGAAAGTACTTTTCATCTTCACACAGCAATGTGCTTTGATTTAGTTTTTGTTTATGATTTATATTCCCTGCAAATTCAACATGTCTCACCTAAAAGACCTTAAGCTTGATGTTGAACGTCCCTGCCAAGATATCATCTTGAACATATTTTCCTCCTTTAACAGAAGTCATTAATGCTTTGCAACACTTTTTTTAAAAAAATTAAAAAAAGTTTTAAAAAGTCAAAAACAACTTCTTTGTATTTCTGTTACACCAATGCATAAGCATAATGCGTGCCAAGTTGAGAAAAATAACAAGGGCATAAAAACCGTCCGAAAATCGAACGATACTGACTGAATACAAAACGATTGCGGTGTAAGTTCAGTCTGATTAAGGGATAAATTGTTCTTTGGTCGTTACTCTATACAGATTACATGCGACATTGAAGATGATGGCTTGAGAATCACTTGTCGCAATGGGAGCTATTTTCCTTTCCATGCATCGCCATGGAGTTTGTTTAATAAATTGTTAGATACGTAATGATAAGCGTCCTGTATGTTCCATGTTTTGTTGCTCGCAAGAAGAGGAATCATATCTTTTTTAAAAATACTGTCTTGCATTTTTAAACTTAAATTGGATTCAAATTGGGCTCTTGATACTGGCAGGTTTTGTTTTCTTGTATAATGCTCAAAGCATTGAACTAGCTTGTCTTCGTTAAAATCAAGAGCTTGCTTTGCTTCATGCAAATCAAATAAGTCCCTTCCTTTTTTTCTTTGATACAAAGCCCGCAGCTTTGTTCCAAGAAGTTCTTCAAGTTCGTAGGTCAGGATATTCACATTTTTTGTAAACCACGGATTGTTAACTTTAAAAGGTTTATGAATAAGTTTAAAAACATTGTTATGTTCTCGTGTATTGATTTCAATCTTAAGACGCATTTTTTTAATAGGGTGAATGCTTGTTTCAAATCTATAAATGAACGTAACGCGACCTTCTCCTCGCTTATATTTGGGTTGTCCTAGCCAAGGATTTAAGGTTTCATGAATGGCGTCGGCCGTAGGACCAATGGGTTCAGCGTGTATTTGCGTTAAATCAATATCTTCAGAGTAACGCTTTAACTGTTTGATGAAAATTTTGTGTAAAGCAGTTCCCCCTCTAAAAGCCAGTTTCTCAGACAGTATAGGATTTGAATACAGTTCAGCTAAAGCTTTAGATAAGATGAGATCTTGTTCCACCAAAGCATCATCTTGCCAAGGCGCTTGCGTTGCTTTCCAAGCAGTAATATTTGCAGCAGGAATCATAAGTCTGGATCGATCCTTTCATTGATAATAATGCGCCATTTTTGATCCAATTCGCCGTCCTGTTGGCTATGACTTGGAATTAAATGGGTTTTGTTTTTTTTCTTTGGCAAAGCTTCATAAAGAGCCTTTGCAATAGAGTGTTCTTCAATAAAGTCTAAAATATATCCAAGTCTTTGACATACAGTAATAGGATAAACATGAACAAGGTCTTTGACTTTATCTTGTCGTATCACTTCAGCTAACTCGATTAAGACCGTGGCCACGTTATGAATATGACCACAGACTTCCATATACATAACCAAATCAAAAGCAGTGGCTTCTGGAGATGAAATAAGCATTGTTCCTGTTTGAGTGGTTTTTTCTATGCTCGGAATATCAAGCGTGTTCTTTTTGATCTGATAATAAATCCCCAGCTTTTTAGATGCACGAATCTGTTTTTGGCTGACTACTTGAAACTGCATAGAAGCTTGGTGACTTGCTCCATGCAAAGACGCTGCTGTCAGTAATCCAACATAATAAGGAGCGTTGAGGTATTGCATCAAAGGGTCGATATACCAAGAAGGCGGCACGACACCGGTGCTTTTGTATTCAATGGGGACAATTGCATAAAAGCCTTGAGCGGGCTTAATGATTCGCTTTTTTTGCAATAAGCGATGTAACGCGATTTTTGTGTTTTGTTTTGACCTATGAGGGAGTTTAAATATATCTTCAAGAGTGAAGGTATACTGTCCTTGCTTTTGTAATTGGTCTATATATTGGCTTATTGATTCCACTGTATTTACAAAAGTATACAAAAAATGTATACTTTTGTAAATTGAAATGAAAAAAGTTGAGTAGGAAAAGCAATGAATCAAGTAATTATCAGAAGAGCAAAACAGCAAGATGCTGCAGAAATTGCCAATGTACACTTAAATTCATGGAAAGAGACGTATGTAAACCTTTTGCCTGATGATTTTCTTGAAGGTCTGCATCTAACATTTAAAAGCCGCTATGAGCTTTGGAAAAACGTGACTTCAAATCAAGATCAAATATGTCTGGTTGCAGAGTGTAAAGATCATGGCGTTGTTGGCTTTATTACGGGTGGAGATGGACGTGATGAAGAACGAAGCCATGAATTAGAAGTTTACAGTATTTATCTTCTTAAAGCGTATCAGGGTAAAAAAATTGGCTTTGGCTTATTAGAGCAATTTTTTCTAGAGCAATTAAATAGGAATTATCAGCAAGCGTATTTATGGGTTTTAAAAGATAACCCAACCATAAAA from bacterium includes the following:
- a CDS encoding TraC family protein, giving the protein MLSKQSSYPSIAELLPFWHPFKDTMVFDDGSLGIGFKLNGIDINLATAESINTTLLHIKNMLNSAHEGLSLQFFYRLTSNVDSIINKHKALSSDSNDTYKGIAQHRFDFLNKKNTDKLFFQPELYVFVRSQSHGLAKGGFFKSVKRYQRLSQTDFDQHYYAFERHIKQIESSLQHCNFKPIKLKNSEWFDMLYEHLNLDRLDKVQRAQYNTAGDFVSQLTLTDLHVSKDNVELGRLKFRTISLHTLPEGVSTASMVQSILKLPFHCWISHTIEIPTQKKEMEKMAVHRRLAHSMANGSNGVRDLESENKLNQIESLSKDLLEGTEKLVNCSMNVIIWGYTDQDLDLKCDEVLKAFTQMNQAQGVIETYAGLDAFMSNIPGICKTFRSKKVKSSNAAHMIPAFSAWQGNDKPVCLLSNQDNIPFSLNPFDSSLPNWNGLVFGGSGSGKSFTISQLMLQFYGQKPTPKIIWIDNGASSQKLIEVLGGEFINLTTDSDIYLNMFDLPKGHSVPSANKIKLILAVLENILVDKHQYGLPKRDKAQLEELIFKTYDEASVNTTPTLSDFKNQLLASDNPNMHAYAQTLYTWTGDTMYGKMLDGQSNVNIDKDLVTIEIKGLDAYEDLQNVFLLLFTDFIQSEASRELDRPYLLIVDEAWKLFETPSGLAFTLEAYRTFRKFNAGILAISQNYKDFLKNPSMADAILPNTISTFILKQRGIDWKDFQDKLLLNDTEIEAVKSLSMSKGHYSELMYVQDTRKSILRLSFDQLAYWICTTDPNDKQVIQTVKQQHPNKQTLEALTYIASEHFNNTNKKREHERK
- a CDS encoding nucleotidyl transferase AbiEii/AbiGii toxin family protein yields the protein MIPAANITAWKATQAPWQDDALVEQDLILSKALAELYSNPILSEKLAFRGGTALHKIFIKQLKRYSEDIDLTQIHAEPIGPTADAIHETLNPWLGQPKYKRGEGRVTFIYRFETSIHPIKKMRLKIEINTREHNNVFKLIHKPFKVNNPWFTKNVNILTYELEELLGTKLRALYQRKKGRDLFDLHEAKQALDFNEDKLVQCFEHYTRKQNLPVSRAQFESNLSLKMQDSIFKKDMIPLLASNKTWNIQDAYHYVSNNLLNKLHGDAWKGK
- a CDS encoding type IV toxin-antitoxin system AbiEi family antitoxin, whose translation is MESISQYIDQLQKQGQYTFTLEDIFKLPHRSKQNTKIALHRLLQKKRIIKPAQGFYAIVPIEYKSTGVVPPSWYIDPLMQYLNAPYYVGLLTAASLHGASHQASMQFQVVSQKQIRASKKLGIYYQIKKNTLDIPSIEKTTQTGTMLISSPEATAFDLVMYMEVCGHIHNVATVLIELAEVIRQDKVKDLVHVYPITVCQRLGYILDFIEEHSIAKALYEALPKKKNKTHLIPSHSQQDGELDQKWRIIINERIDPDL
- a CDS encoding GNAT family N-acetyltransferase, which translates into the protein MNQVIIRRAKQQDAAEIANVHLNSWKETYVNLLPDDFLEGLHLTFKSRYELWKNVTSNQDQICLVAECKDHGVVGFITGGDGRDEERSHELEVYSIYLLKAYQGKKIGFGLLEQFFLEQLNRNYQQAYLWVLKDNPTIKFYEQTGASYQNIDKKDEIGGKEVSELLYSWQKLSLS